From Cannabis sativa cultivar Pink pepper isolate KNU-18-1 chromosome 8, ASM2916894v1, whole genome shotgun sequence, a single genomic window includes:
- the LOC115699980 gene encoding uncharacterized protein LOC115699980, translated as MFNKCPLIFQRLKRGEDPKKVPLYTLDMWVQIHDLKTGYMLDRVVRSAGAYVGKFIKADLKNFNGLWRDYLRVRASINIEKPLKRHMKLCKEDGDWIWANFKYEHVPTFCFVCGIIGHSERFCLKTFDQPLDQIVKSYGNGMRAQTRKKNYLIGAQWLCSGMETKEMVGGGGVARRSEAEDGAIMQPKIMEIDSVDVREDRESMIVGKNKSVLMGKDGTNNEYSGDSSNGGNLTKAVLNEEDLLLIMENKCRRTEMEKAYAESEVPGVNMGQLNENLDGSKNVLKRFEEKVRVLEYGRDYIDVIITDGVYGHWRLTGLYGEPKRHLRRKTWELLTVLKNKQSLPWCIIGDLNNITSSEDKRGNNPYPDWLIEGFNDVLIECGLHDLELFGHPYTWERLSWHYGLGGVVVARNQNFRFENSWLKEPICLKIIADSWSLYHSEGVLQKLKACGETLKIWGKDYSGDFSRRIKECKKEICQWKKGCDVGSVGKYQQAVNKLNNILLQKEVFWKQRSKQLWLREGDNNSKYFHATATARRRRNAIQRLRIATGEWVDWQGGLSQVVVDYFTDLFTPSAVNFAEVVDCVPSTVTVDQNSKLLEPVLDEEIKRALFHMHPDKSPSHRWHDSGILPEMLEYGEP; from the exons ATGTTCAACAAGTGCCCTCTTATTTTTCAGAGATTGAAGAGGGGGGAGGATCCTAAGAAGGTACCATTGTACACCCTTGATATGTGGGTTCAAATACATGATTTGAAGACGGGATATATGCTTGACCGAGTGGTGAGAAGTGCTGGGGCTTATGTTGGTAAGTTTATTAAAGCAGATCTGAAGAACTTTAATGGTCTATGGAGGGACTATTTGCGTGTTCGTGCTTCGATAAACATAGAGAAACCACTAAAACGTCATATGAAACTATGTAAGGAGGATGGAGACTGGATTTGGGCGAATTTCAAATATGAACATGTTCCAACTTTCTGTTTTGTTTGCGGAATCATTGGACATTCCGAGAGATTTTGTCTGAAAACGTTTGATCAACCTCTTGATCAAATTGTAAAGTCGTATGGGAATGGAATGCGGGCTCAAACAAGGAAGAAGAACTACTTAATTGGAGCACAGTGGCTTTGTTCGGGTATGGAGACGAAGGAGATGGTAGGTGGGGGCGGGGTTGCTCGTCGGAGTGAGGCTGAAGATGGTGCAATTATGCAGCCGAAAATCATGGAGATTGACAGTGTTGATGTGCGTGAGGACCGTGAGTCCATGATTGTAGGGAAAAATAAAAGTGTCTTAATGGGCAAAGATGGCACTAATAATGAGTATTCTGGTGATAGCAGTAATGGAGGAAATTTGACCAAGGCAGTATTGAATGAAGAAGATTTGCTATTGATTATGGAGAATAAGTGTAGACGAACTGAAATGGAGAAGGCCTATGCTGAATCTGAAGTACCTGGTGTCAATATGGGCCAACTGAATGAAAATTTAGATGGATCAAAAAACGTTTTGAAG AGATTTGAGGAGAAGGTTCGGGTGCTTGAGTATGGTAGAGATTACATTGATGTTATTATTACTGATGGGGTTTATGGTCATTGGAGATTAACAGGATTATATGGAGAGCCAAAAAGACACTTAAGGAGAAAAACTTGGGAGTTATTAACTGTGCTGAAAAATAAACAAAGCTTGCCTTGGTGTATCATCGGTGACCTCAACAATATCACTTCAAGTGAGGATAAACGTGGTAACAATCCTTACCCAGACTGGCTGATTGAGGGGTTTAATGATGTTTTGATTGAATGTGGGCTTCATGACTTGGAACTCTTCGGACATCCATACACCTGGGAGCGTTTGTCGTGGCACTACGGACTGGGTGGAG TTGTTGTTGCAAGAAATCAGAATTTTCGTTTTGAAAACTCTTGGTTAAAAGAGCCTATTTGTTTGAAGATTATTGCTGATAGCTGGTCGTTGTATCATAGTGAAGGTGTTCTTCAGAAATTAAAGGCTTGTGGGGAGACTCTTAAGATATGGGGGAAGGATTATTCTGGTGATTTTTCTCGGCGTATAAAGGAGTGTAAGAAAGAGATTTGTCAATGGAAAAAAGGGTGTGATGTGGGTTCGGTTGGGAAGTATCAGCAGGCTGTTAATAAATTGAACAATATTCTGCTGCAAAAGGAAGTTTTTTGGAAGCAAAGGAGTAAACAACTTTGGCTTCGTGAAGGAGATAATAATTCAAAGTATTTTCATGCTACTGCTACAGCTAGGAGACGTCGAAATGCAATACAAAGACTGAGAATTGCTACGGGTGAGTGGGTTGATTGGCAAGGAGGACTCTCGCAAGTTGTGGTTGATTATTTTACTGATTTATTCACTCCTTCAGCTGTTAATTTTGCTGAAGTGGTTGATTGTGTTCCCAGTACAGTCACGGTTGATCAAAACAGTAAGCTTCTTGAACCGGTTTTGGATGAGGAAATCAAAAGAGCACTCTTTCATATGCATCCGGATAAATCCCCCAGCCACAGATGGCATGACTCCGGGATTCTACCAGAAATGTTGGAGTATGGTGAGCCATGA